From the Tripterygium wilfordii isolate XIE 37 chromosome 6, ASM1340144v1, whole genome shotgun sequence genome, one window contains:
- the LOC119999732 gene encoding uncharacterized protein LOC119999732 — MASTLPKLFRRSVDARLIASLLDSQFPKLIPSLTVRPQIHLGAKIGYRDTSNDRPFLGLPKADALTHVQSSLFYPSFLYGFCLNPISLNGFIESEGNEEVSSDSGAVWADSVKKKRKKKMNKHKYQKLRKRIGRQT; from the coding sequence ATGGCATCGACGCTGCCAAAACTCTTCAGAAGATCCGTGGACGCAAGATTAATTGCTTCTCTACTCGATTCACAATTTCCAAAGCTCATACCATCTCTAACTGTACGTCCCCAAATCCACCTCGGGGCCAAAATTGGCTATCGCGACACAAGTAATGACAGACCCTTCTTGGGGCTACCAAAAGCAGATGCCTTGACCCATGTTCAGTCTTCGTTGTTTTACCCAAGTTTTTTATATGGGTTTTGTCTAAATCCGATTTCGTTGAATGGGTTTATCGAGTCTGAGGGAAATGAAGAGGTTTCCAGTGATTCAGGGGCGGTGTGGGCTGATAGtgtaaagaagaagagaaagaagaagatgaacaagCACAAGTACCAGAAGCTGAGAAAGCGGATCGGAAGGCAGACCTAG
- the LOC119999287 gene encoding alpha/beta hydrolase domain-containing protein 17B-like isoform X1, with the protein MGGMTSSMAAKFAFFPPNPPTYKLITDELTGLLLLSPFPHRENVEILKLPTRRGTEIVAIYVRHPMATSTVLYSHGNAADLGQMYELFIELSIHLRVNLMGYDYSGYGQSSGKPSEQNTYADIEAVYKCLEESYGTKLEDMILYGQSVGSGPTLDLAARLPQLRAVVLHSPILSGLRVMYPVKRTYWFDIYKNIDKIPLVNCPVLIIHGTSDEVVDCSHGKQLWELCKEKYEPLWLKGGNHCDLEHYPEYIKHLKKFISTVEKSPSQRFSSRRSTDQFELSRKSIDVYEVSRKSTDRREKPRQSTDRHEKLKSPTINPDKLEKLRMSFEQMERARRSVDVHEKSRKSIDHQLERGRKSVDRLDRIRTG; encoded by the exons aTGGGAGGTATGACATCGTCGATGGCGGCGAAGTTCGCCTTTTTCCCACCGAACCCACCAACGTACAAGCTGATAACGGACGAGCTTACTGGTTTGTTGCTTCTTAGTCCCTTCCCTCACAGAGAAAACGTTGAGATTCTCAAGCTCCCAACAAGGAGAGGTACCGAGATTGTGGCAATTTACGTTAGGCATCCTATGGCAACTTCTACTGTGCTCTACTCTCATGGAAATGCGGCCGATCTGGGTCAGATGTACGAGCTCTTTATTGAATTGAGCATCCATTTGAGGGTTAATCTCATGGG GTATGATTATTCTGGGTATGGGCAATCATCTGGAAAG CCTAGTGAGCAGAATACATATGCTGATATTGAAGCTGTATACAAGTGTCTTGAGGAAAGTTATGGTACCAAGCTAGAAGATATGATACTTTATGGCCAATCTGTTGGAAGTGGCCCCACCTTGGATCTTGCTGCTAGACTGCCTCAGCTAAGGGCGGTTGTGCTTCATAGTCCCATACTGTCAGGTTTAAGAGTCATGTATCCTGTAAAGCGTACATATTGGTTTGACATATACAAG AATATTGACAAAATTCCACTCGTGAATTGTCCagttcttatcattcat GGAACTTCAGATGAAGTTGTTGATTGTTCCCATGGGAAGCAACTCTGGGAATTGTGTAAAGAGAAGTATGAACCGCTTTGGTTGAAAGGAGGCAACCATTGTGATTTGGAGCACTATCCCGAGTATATCAAGCATCTGAAGAAGTTCATATCCACTGTTGAGAAATCTCCTTCTCAGCGATTCAGTTCTAGAAGAAGCACAGACCAATTCGAGCTGTCCCGGAAGAGTATTGATGTTTACGAAGTTTCAAGGAAGAGTACTGATAGAAGGGAGAAACCGAGGCAGAGCACTGACCGGCATGAGAAACTGAAAAGCCCGACCATTAATCCTGATAAGCTAGAAAAGTTGAGAATGTCTTTCGAGCAAATGGAAAGGGCCCGGAGGAGTGTGGATGTCCATGAAAAGTCCAGGAAAAGCATTGACCACCAGTTGGAAAGAGGACGAAAAAGTGTCGATCGTTTGGATAGAATACGAACTGGGTAG
- the LOC119999287 gene encoding alpha/beta hydrolase domain-containing protein 17B-like isoform X2: MGGMTSSMAAKFAFFPPNPPTYKLITDELTGLLLLSPFPHRENVEILKLPTRRGTEIVAIYVRHPMATSTVLYSHGNAADLGQMYELFIELSIHLRVNLMGYDYSGYGQSSGKPSEQNTYADIEAVYKCLEESYGTKLEDMILYGQSVGSGPTLDLAARLPQLRAVVLHSPILSGLRVMYPVKRTYWFDIYKNIDKIPLVNCPVLIIHMKLLIVPMGSNSGNCVKRSMNRFG, from the exons aTGGGAGGTATGACATCGTCGATGGCGGCGAAGTTCGCCTTTTTCCCACCGAACCCACCAACGTACAAGCTGATAACGGACGAGCTTACTGGTTTGTTGCTTCTTAGTCCCTTCCCTCACAGAGAAAACGTTGAGATTCTCAAGCTCCCAACAAGGAGAGGTACCGAGATTGTGGCAATTTACGTTAGGCATCCTATGGCAACTTCTACTGTGCTCTACTCTCATGGAAATGCGGCCGATCTGGGTCAGATGTACGAGCTCTTTATTGAATTGAGCATCCATTTGAGGGTTAATCTCATGGG GTATGATTATTCTGGGTATGGGCAATCATCTGGAAAG CCTAGTGAGCAGAATACATATGCTGATATTGAAGCTGTATACAAGTGTCTTGAGGAAAGTTATGGTACCAAGCTAGAAGATATGATACTTTATGGCCAATCTGTTGGAAGTGGCCCCACCTTGGATCTTGCTGCTAGACTGCCTCAGCTAAGGGCGGTTGTGCTTCATAGTCCCATACTGTCAGGTTTAAGAGTCATGTATCCTGTAAAGCGTACATATTGGTTTGACATATACAAG AATATTGACAAAATTCCACTCGTGAATTGTCCagttcttatcattcat ATGAAGTTGTTGATTGTTCCCATGGGAAGCAACTCTGGGAATTGTGTAAAGAGAAGTATGAACCGCTTTGGTTGA
- the LOC120000423 gene encoding glycerol-3-phosphate dehydrogenase [NAD(+)], which produces MRFLPSLYHHPFFSPISTSISYSSVHPNIITTHLSRFLFFFSSMASSTVPIDAPPQPMNQNNAGDAALAVSHKSRVTVVGSGNWGSVAAKLIASNTLKLGSFHDEVRMWVFEEKLPSGEKLTDVINRTNENVKYLPGIKLGKNVIADPDLENAVKDANMLVFVTPHQFMEGICKGLVGKLHANVEGISLIKGMEVKKEGPQMISALVSKQLGINCCVLMGANIANEIALEKFSEATVGYRENRETADKWVQLFSTPYFMVTAVQDVEGVELCGTLKNVVAIAAGFVDGLDMGNNTKAAIMRIGLREMRAFSKLLFPSVKDSTFFESCGVADLITTCLGGRNRKVAEAFAKSGGKRSFDELEAEMLQGQKLQGVSTAKEVYEVLTHRGWLELFPLFATVNEICIGSLPPSAIVEYSEHKPKCSEVLDPYN; this is translated from the exons ATGCGCTTTCTACCCTCCTTATATCACCATCCTTTCTTTTCTCCCATCTCCACCTCCATCTCCTATTCCTCGGTTCATCCCAATATTATTACAACCCATCTCTCtcgtttcttatttttcttctcttccatGGCTTCTTCTACTGTACCCATTGATGCTCCACCACAACCCATGAACCAAAACAATGCTGGTGATGCTGCTCTTGCTGTTTCACACAAATCAAGAGTCACTGTTGTGGGTAGTGGCAATTGGGGCAGTGTTGCTGCCAAGCTCATTGCCTCCAACACTTTGAAGCTTGGTTCATTTCATG ATGAAGTGAGAATGTGGGTCTTTGAGGAAAAATTACCAAGTGGTGAGAAGCTAACCGATGTCATCAACCGAACCAAT GAAAATGTGAAATATCTCCCTGGCATAAAGCTTGGCAAAAATGTTATAGCAGATCCTGATCTTGAAAATGCAG TAAAAGATGCAAACATGTTAGTATTTGTGACCCCCCATCAATTCATGGAGGGTATATGCAAGGGGCTTGTTGGCAAGCTGCATGCCAATGTGGAGGGTATCTCCCTCATTAAAGGGATGGAGGTCAAGAAGGAAGGCCCGCAAATGATCTCAGCTCTTGTCTCCAAGCAGCTTGGGATTAATTGCTGTGTTCTAATGGGTGCAAACATAGCGAATGAG ATTGCACTAGAAAAGTTCTCCGAGGCTACAGTTGGATACAGAGAGAACAGAGAAACTGCTGACAAATGGGTTCAGTTGTTTAGTACTCCTTATTTCATGGTCACAGCT GTCCAAGACGTGGAAGGCGTTGAACTATGCGGTACCTTAAAGAATGTGGTTGCTATAGCAGCAG GTTTTGTGGATGGCCTGGACATGGGAAATAACACAAAA GCTGCGATAATGAGAATTGGTCTGAGGGAAATGAGAGCCTTTTCCAAGCTGTTGTTTCCATCTGTTAAGGATAGCACCTTCTTCGAGAGCTGCGGCGTGGCTGATCTCATCACAACATGCT TAGGAGGAAGAAACCGGAAAGTTGCAGAGGCCTTTGCGAAAAGTGGGGGGAAAAG GTCTTTTGACGAGCTAGAAGCAGAGATGTTACAGGGCCAAAAGTTACAG GGTGTCTCAACGGCAAAAGAAGTGTATGAAGTCTTAACGCATCGTGGATGGCTAGAGTTGTTTCCACTCTTTGCAACAGTGAATGAGATTTGCATTGGTAGTCTTCCACCATCGGCCATCGTTGAATACAGTGAACACAAACCCAAGTGCTCTGAGGTTCTTGATCCATACAATTGA
- the LOC119999440 gene encoding mitochondrial inner membrane protease ATP23-like isoform X3, with protein MPEYDSTEPPKERMEKAGCGVSDNLIKAVHCKMQMSGGYSPSQGIVICSNHINLQDEVDQTVIHELIHAYDDCRAANLDWTNCAHHACSEIRAGHLSGDCHFKREFLRGYMKIRGHEQECIRRRVMNSVIANPYCSEVAARDAMEAVWDTCYNDTQPFDRAP; from the exons ATGCCAGAATATGATTCAACGGAGCCTCCGAA GGAACGTATGGAGAAAGCTGGGTGTGGAGTGAGCGACAACCTCATCAAGGCTGTGCACTGTAAGATGCAGATGAGTGGTGGTTATAGTCCAAGTCAAGGG ATTGTGATATGCAGTAATCATATTAATCTTCAAGATGAAGTCGACCAAACGGTTATACATGAGCTAATTCATGCATATGATGATTGTCGCGCCGCAAACTTGGACTGGACTAATTGTGCTCATCATGCCTGTAGCGAG ATTCGTGCTGGCCATCTTAGCGGTGATTGCCACTTCAAACGAGAGTTTTTGCGTGGTTATATGAAGATACGAGGCCATGAACAA GAATGTATTAGAAGAAGAGTGATGAATTCTGTGATTGCCAACCCATACTGCTCAGAAGTAGCCGCGAGGGATGCAATGGAAGCTGTCTGGGATACATGTTATAATGACACACAGCCCTTTGACAGAGCTCCTTGA
- the LOC119999440 gene encoding mitochondrial inner membrane protease ATP23-like isoform X1 encodes MGEEAAPTPGLEGSSSTVNQGRTIEECQNMIQRSLRTPMVKFLRERMEKAGCGVSDNLIKAVHCKMQMSGGYSPSQGIVICSNHINLQDEVDQTVIHELIHAYDDCRAANLDWTNCAHHACSEIRAGHLSGDCHFKREFLRGYMKIRGHEQECIRRRVMNSVIANPYCSEVAARDAMEAVWDTCYNDTQPFDRAP; translated from the exons ATGGGAGAGGAGGCTGCCCCGACACCAGGACTCGAAGGTTCCTCTTCCACCGTCAACCAGGGCCGGACTATTGAAGAATGCCAGAATATGATTCAACGGAGCCTCCGAA CACCTATGGTGAAATTTTTGAGGGAACGTATGGAGAAAGCTGGGTGTGGAGTGAGCGACAACCTCATCAAGGCTGTGCACTGTAAGATGCAGATGAGTGGTGGTTATAGTCCAAGTCAAGGG ATTGTGATATGCAGTAATCATATTAATCTTCAAGATGAAGTCGACCAAACGGTTATACATGAGCTAATTCATGCATATGATGATTGTCGCGCCGCAAACTTGGACTGGACTAATTGTGCTCATCATGCCTGTAGCGAG ATTCGTGCTGGCCATCTTAGCGGTGATTGCCACTTCAAACGAGAGTTTTTGCGTGGTTATATGAAGATACGAGGCCATGAACAA GAATGTATTAGAAGAAGAGTGATGAATTCTGTGATTGCCAACCCATACTGCTCAGAAGTAGCCGCGAGGGATGCAATGGAAGCTGTCTGGGATACATGTTATAATGACACACAGCCCTTTGACAGAGCTCCTTGA
- the LOC119999440 gene encoding mitochondrial inner membrane protease ATP23-like isoform X2: MGEEAAPTPGLEGSSSTVNQGRTIEECQNMIQRSLRTPMVKFLRERMEKAGCGVSDNLIKAVHCKMQMSGGYSPSQGIVICSNHINLQDEVDQTVIHELIHAYDDCRAANLDWTNCAHHACSEIRAGHLSGDCHFKREFLRGYMKIRGHEQMKGLGNANAVFQL, encoded by the exons ATGGGAGAGGAGGCTGCCCCGACACCAGGACTCGAAGGTTCCTCTTCCACCGTCAACCAGGGCCGGACTATTGAAGAATGCCAGAATATGATTCAACGGAGCCTCCGAA CACCTATGGTGAAATTTTTGAGGGAACGTATGGAGAAAGCTGGGTGTGGAGTGAGCGACAACCTCATCAAGGCTGTGCACTGTAAGATGCAGATGAGTGGTGGTTATAGTCCAAGTCAAGGG ATTGTGATATGCAGTAATCATATTAATCTTCAAGATGAAGTCGACCAAACGGTTATACATGAGCTAATTCATGCATATGATGATTGTCGCGCCGCAAACTTGGACTGGACTAATTGTGCTCATCATGCCTGTAGCGAG ATTCGTGCTGGCCATCTTAGCGGTGATTGCCACTTCAAACGAGAGTTTTTGCGTGGTTATATGAAGATACGAGGCCATGAACAA ATGAAAGGGTTGGGGAATGCTAACGCAGTTTTCCAGTTGTAA